The sequence below is a genomic window from Citricoccus muralis.
CCGGCGTAGTTGACGTAGGCCACGCGCTCGTCGGCCTCGAGCCATTCGGCAACACGCTGGGCGTTGGCCAGGTGGGCGTCCATGCGCTGGGCGAGGGTCTCGATGCCGATCATCAGCTGGAACGCCGACTGCGGTGCCAGCGACGGGCCGAAGTCGCGCAGCTGCTCGGAGCGCAGCTTGGTGAGGAAGCCGTACTCGCCGAAGTTGCCCCACCAGGACACGCCACCGTAGGAGGGCACCGGTTCCGTCATGGCCGGGAACTTGCCGTTGTCCCAGGGGAACAGGCCCGACTCGACGACGACGCCGCCCAGGGTGGTGCCGTGGCCGCCCAGGAACTTGGTGGCGGAATGGATGATGATGTCTGCGCCGTGCTCGAAGGGGCGGATCAGGTACGGCGGGGTCAGGGTGGAGTCCACGATCAGCGGCACTCCGGCGGCGTGCGCGACGTCAGCCAGCCCGCGCAGGTCCACGATGTCGCCTTTGGGGTTGGACACGATCTCGGTGTACACCGCCTTGGTGTTCTCCTGAATGGCTGCTTCGAAGTCAGCGGCTTCGGTGGAGTTGACGAAGGTGGTCTCGATGCCGAAGCGGCGCAGGGAGACATCCAGCTGCGTGACGGTACCGCCGTACAGCTGGGAGGAGGCCACGATGTGGTCCCCGGCGCCGGCGAGGGCGGCGAAGGTGACGAATTCGGCGGCCATGCCGGAAGCGGTGGCGACCGCGCCGATCCCGCCCTCCAGAGACGCCATGCGCTCCTCGAAGGCTGCCACTGTCGGGTTGCCGATGCGGGAGTAGATGTTGCCGTACTTCTGCAGGGCGAACAGGTTGGCGGCGTCGTCGGCCGACTCAAAAACGTAGGAGGTGGTCTGGTGAACCGGGACGGCGCGCGAACCGTGGACGGCGTCGGGGACGGCCCCGGCGTGGAGTGCTCGCGTGCGGAAACCGAACTGGTGCTCTGCCATGTGGATCCTTCCGTGGGGTGATCTCCTCCCATTGTTCACGACGTCGGCCATTCCCGCACTCGAACATGACGGCAGGAGTCGCCCGGAGGACACGGGTGAGCGTTCGGGTACCGACCTGGGTAGGCTCGAAGGGTTTTCGCGCATCCAGACCGAAGGGGACACCCATGAGGGCCACTGACCTGCACGATCTTTCGGAGGGCCAGCTCGACGCCGGCCCCGGACAGCGGGCGCGCACCGTGCGCTTCACCGGGCTGGCCCTAGGCCTGGCCTTGGCGGTGCTCAGCGGGCTGGCCCTGCCGGAATCCCTGGAGCTCGACGCGCGTGTGACCGCCAGCGTCGTCGTGCTGATGGGCACCTGGTGGGTGACCGAAGCGGTGCCGCTGCCGGTGACCGCCCTGGTGCCGCTGGTGGCGTTTCCGATGTTCGGGGTGTCCGCGATGGAAGAGGTGGCTGGCTCCTATGCGAACCAGATCATCTTCCTGTTCCTGGGCGGATTCCTGTTGGCGCTGGGGATTCAGCGCTGGAACCTGCACCGGCGCATCGCGTTGCTGATCGTGCTGGCGGTGGGCACCCGGCCCACTCGGATGATCGCCGGGCTGATGATCGCCACCGCCGTGCTGGGCATGTGGGTGTCCAATACCGCCACCGCGCTGATGATGGTGCCGCTGGGCACCTCGCTCGTGGCACTCGTGGAGCAGGAAGCGCGGCGGGGCAGGGGAGCAGACACCGACGGCACCGCCGACAACGCCGCGGCGGATCAGCGCAAGCACTCCAGGTTCGGCATCGGATTGATGCTGGCGATTGCCTATTCGGCCACCTTCAGCGCCTTCGGCACGATCATCGCTTCTCCGGGCAACATCTTCGTCGTCGGGTATATTCGCGACACGCTGGGCTACGAGGTCACCTTCCTGCAGTGGATGCTGTTCGGGATGCCGCTGCTGGTGGTGTTCCTGTTCCTCGGCTGGCTGGTCATCGCGAAGTGGCTGTGGCGGCCGGAGGTGGACGATCTGCCCGGCGGGCGCGAACTCTTCGCCCGCGAGCTGGCGAAGCTGGGCCGGATGAGCGCCGGCGAGGTGGGGATCAGCGTGGTCTTCGCGATGACGGCTCTGGCCTGGATCCTGGTGCCGGTGCTGTTCGAGGAGCCGTGGGCCACCGACGCGGTGATCGCGATGATGGGCGGGATGACGACGTTCCTCATCCCCGCGTCGCCCCGGCGCGGAGTGATGCTGATGAACTGGGACACCGGGCTGCGCACCCCTTGGGGAGTGCTGATCCTCTTCGGCGGCGGTCTGGCGCTCTCGGCTCAGGTCACCGGCTCCGGGCTGGCCGATTGGATCGGGGAATCCCTCGGCGTGCTCGGCGGGATGCCCGTGTGGGTGCTGGCCCCGATCGTGGTGATTCTGGTGCTGATCTTCACCGAGTTCACCTCATCGATGGCCACCATCGCCACCTTCGTGCCGCTGGTCTCTGGTGTGGCGGCGGGATTGGGCCACGACCCGGTGATCTTCGCGATCATGGTCACCCAGGCCTGCCAGTGCGCGTTCATGCTCCCGGTGGCCTCGGCGCCGAACGCGATCGTCTTCGCGACCGGGTCGATGGAGATCCGTGACATGGTGCGCACCGGGCTCTGGATGAACGCGGTGGGGTTCGTGCTGGTGACCCTGTTGGCCCTGTGGGGATTGCCGTTGGTGCTGGGCTAGCTGATTCTTCGTCGGGACGTCGAGGGGTCGTGGATATGCCAGAGGCCCGGTCGGTGAAAACCGCCGGACCTCTGGTAAAAATCTAACAGGGAGACCTGCCCCTGCTTTCACCCTCAAGTATACGCGGAATCTGCGAGCAGGTCGATTGAGCGGAGACGGCTGTTGTACGACACTCTTGAACCACACCTCACCGCAATGCGACTCACGCCTTATCTGGCTGCTGAGAAGGGCCACCGTAAGAACGCAATCCGCCTCTACCAGTGGAACATTGAATTATCTGGTGCGGTGTATCAGGCGTTGCACGTTGTGGAGGTTGTGCTCCGCAACGCTATCGATGAGCAGTTATGCCGTTGGAACGCCACTCAAATCAATTCTCGAACTGGATCACCATTACGTTCCGAATGGCTTCTTGACCCGGCCCCACTATTGACAAGACTCGTTCGCGCGAAAGAACTTGATGTTTCCCGGAGGCGCGCTGAACAAGCTGTTCGCCAGCAAAAGCGCCCTGTAGCTCATGCTGACTTACTGGCGCAGTTGTCGTTCGGAACATGGCGCTTTCTCTTGCCTGACAAAGACGCCGGGCGCAAGCTGCTTTGGGAAGAAGCAACCAAAGACGCGTTTCCGTACTTGGAGCGGAGCCCCGCTGAACTCGTGAAGTCCATTGACGGTATCTATAGACTCCGGAACCGAGTCGCGCATCTTGAACCGCTTCTTAACAAGGGCAATGTTCGCAAACAGTTCGAGAACATGCGAACGGTACTCAGAGAAATCGATCCGGACGTTGAAAAATGGTTCGTGAGCATTCAGAAAGTGACCACGGAACTGCGGAACAGCCCGCGTTAGCTCTGCACGGTGGGCTGCTGCGCTGCCGCCTTTTCCTGGCGGGCGGAGCGGGCGCGGAAGAACAGCGCCAATAAACCGCCGGAGATGTTGTGCCACACGCTGAACACCGCGGCCGGTAGGGCCGCCACCGGGCTGAAGTGTGCGGCGGCCAGCGTGGCGGCGAGACCGGAGTTCTGCATGCCGACCTCCACCGCCGTCGTGCGTGCCACCCGCTCCGGGTAGCGGAACAGCCGGGCCGCGACGTAGCCGAGCATGTAGCCGAAAGCGTTGTGCAGCACCACGACGAGCAGCACCAGCAGCCCGGCTTCCACGATGCTGTCCGCCGAGCCGGAGACGACAGCCACCACCACGTAGGAAATGCCCAGCACGGACACCCACGGTAGCGCTGGCAGCACCCGGGCAACCCAGGAGCGCAGCAGCCAGCGCACCAGCAGTCCCGCCACGATCGGGATGAGCACCATCTGCACGATGGACATCGCCATCGCCCCGGCGTCCACCGGCAGCAGCGTTCCGGCCAGCCACAGGGTCAGCAGCGGGGTGAAGATTGGGGCCAGCAGCGTCGAGACCGAGGTCATGGTCACCGACAGCGCCACGTCGCCCTTGGCGAGATAGGTGATGACGTTCGACGACGTGCCGCCCGGGGCGCAGCCCACCAGAATGACACCGATGGCCAGCTCGGCCGGCAGCTGGAACACGAAGACCAGGGCCACCGCGATGCTGGGCATGATCACGTACTGGGCCACCACGCCGAGCAGCACGGGCAGCGGTCGCTTGGCCACCAGGGCGAAATCGGGCAGGGTCAGGGTGATCCCCATGGCGAACATGATGATCCCCAGTGCCACCGAGGTGTACTGGGCCAGCGGCGCGGTCTGGGCCGGGAAGAGGAAACCGATGAGGAACGCGACGATGATGATCGCCGGGAACAGGGTGACCGCAATGCGTGCGGAACGGTCTTCGCCGTCGCGCGATGCCGGTGGGGCCGGGGCGCCGGTATCGGTGCTGGGTGGAACCGGGTGCGTCATCGTCTCTCCTTGAGCGTCTGCAGGTGTGATGAGTGCATACTCTCAGATCAGCGCGTCATGGTCCGGTGATCCACGTAACGTGATGTCCCCGTCCATTGCCGATTTCACCGGACCTGGCTACCGATTTCACCGGGCCCAGTCGCGGTGCGGCGAGGTACCGCCGAGGCCCGGATTGAACGTGTTGGTCGGGTCGAGGGCGCGGAAATGCTCCTCCAGCTCCGAGGGCAACTCGTAGAGACGCCCGTAGTTGTGCTCGGCCGGGATCGCCGCCCCACGGGCCTCGAGCAGCGCCGTCATCTGCTTCTTCAACGCCACCGGGTCCACACCCTTCTTCGCCACGTGATCCTGGTGTAGCACGTGGCAGAAGAAGTGCCCGTAATAGGAGCTCACCGACAGCTGGTCGGCGATCTCGGCGGGCAGGACCTCCAGCCAGTCTTCGTCGTCGCGACGCAGGGCGACGTCGAAGGTGATCATGTCGGAGGAGCGCTTGCGATTCAGATTGAAGTACCGGGTCATGGCGCTGGCGGCACCGAAACGCAACAACATCGCTGACTGGGCCTCATCGGGAGTGCACTCGAAGAATGCGCCCAGATTTTCGGCATCGTGGAAGAAGCTGCTGAGGAGCTCGGTCGTCGCCTCGCGATCCGAACCGCTGACCACCATCACCAGGTGGTGCTCAAAGCGTTCGCGATACTCGAGCAGTCGCTGGGGCAGCTGCTGAGGCAACAGAGCGAAAGCCTTCTGGGCGATGGTGTCGGCGGTGGTGGGCCCGAAGAACGGCAGCTTGGCGAACACGCCGTTGGCCCAGCTCTTCAGCGCGAACAGGCGCCGCACCTGACGGCTGCTGGCGTGCTTCAGTCCCATGAATGTGTCTTTGCCGTACTCCGCGGCCAGGTCGAAGGCGCCGCGGCCCATGTATTCCCCGGAGATTGGCAGCTGATTCTCGGACGCCAGGATCTCGCGGCGCAGTCGTTCCAGCTCGGCAGGGCTGTTGGTTCCGATGTAGAAAGTGGCGGTGTTCTCCTCGCGCGGGAAGGTGCGGGTGCGCACGGCGAAAATCATGATCTTCCCAGCGCTGCCCGACGCCTCCTTGAGGAACGTGGGGTCCGCATTGAACCGGGCCGGGCTGGGCGCGATCTGCCGCACGTGATCGGCATAGCCGGTGGCGCGGGTGTCCTCTGGAGCGGGGGAAACGTCCTCCGGATCCCACCGTCCCTGCTGCAGGGCGTCCAGCAGCTCTTCGGGATCCTCGCTGAGAGTGATGCCGAGGTGATTGACCAACTCAAGCTCTCCCGCCTCGGTCACCCGGGCGTAGACGGCGTGTTCCGTGAACGCTGGCCCCTTGCGCACCTGGCTACCGCCGGAGTTGTTGGCGATGCCGCCCACCACCGATGCGCCGATGGAGGTCGAGCCGATCACGGAGTGCGGCTCACGATGGTGCGGGGCCAGGGTCTGCTCGAGATCCATCAAGGTGGCCCCGGCCAGGCTCACCGCCTCACGCGCGTCGTGGAGGAGGTGAATCCCGTTGATGCGCAGGGTGGAGAAGACGACGACGTCGCGATCGTCGCCTTGGTCTGCCGGACCGGAGCCGCCGGTGAGTCCGGTGTTGGCGGCCTGAGGGATGACGGCGAGGCCGTGCTCGACGCACACCTGCAGGGCGCGCCACATCTCGGTGAGGGTGCCGGGGCGCAGCACCGCGAGCACCCGACCGGAGCCGAACCGGTTGCCTTTCACGTAGGGGGCGGTGGCGCGCGGGGTGGTGAGCACGTGCGCGCGGCCCACGATCGTCCTGAAGGAGGCGACGGCTGGATGGGCTGGTGCGGGACGGGACGGGCTCATGGTACTCCTGGGACCTCGGGGGTGTGTCTCCCACCGATTGTGCCCCGTTGGCGCTGGTGATGTCGATGGTCATGGTCGCCCTGATTTCGGGGTGATTAAATTGTGTTATGACGCTGTAGCTGGAGTATGACGAGGCACTGCGGCACGCAGAGCATGCGCGATTGCGTCGCAGCCAGCCGGCCATCAGCTACCAGATTGCCCGAGAACGCACCGACGGGGCCCGCCTGAGCGAGCTCATCGCGGCGATGATCGGCCCGCGTCAGACCTTGATCTACTGGTTCAACCGCCCGTCGACGCAGACATCTCCGACATCGTGAGCTACCGCGGACTGGACCTGCATCTCGACCAGGACATTCTTCGAGACAAGGTCTTGGTTTGATGGAGGTCAGAGTGGTCAAAGAGCTTCTGCATATTCAGCGATGTTTGTCTGTATCGGCGTCGATGGTCGTTCACGGCAAGGCGGCTTACGACGAAGATCCAATCGCACAAGAAGCGGGGGAGTCAGTCATGATGAACATCGGTGAGGCCTTTACGACGCTTGTCGCGCTGGGTGCTACAGCACCTCCTGGGGTCCGTTGGAGTGACGCGGCCAAGAATCGCGAGAAGATCGCTCATCACTATTCCGTCATTGTTCGGGAACTGACGTGGCGCACGCTCGCTGAATCGCTTCCACGGTGGGAGAAGTCGCGGTCTCCACTTTTCGAGGAAGCTGGTCGAACTTTCGACGGAATCTGACCTGGATGAATGACCAGGTTGGTGTGTGCATGGTGCGAAAGCACTGGTCAACGCCGTCGTGCAGGCACTAAGGTAGAGGATCGTAGACCCCGGGGTGCACCGATACTGGTGCTGAGAGTGCGGAGATGCCGCAGACCCGAATCCACCTGATCCAGTTCGTACTGGCGTAGGGAGTGGTCCGTTAGCTCTATGTCAGAGTTCCGGTGGTCGGAAAGGTGCCCACCGTGACGGGCCAGACACTCACCCCCGAGCAGATCGGGATCGGGATGCGCATCAGCATCCACCCCCACACCGATGCCTTCGTGGACGTGATCCTCGCCGCCCTGGAGGAGACCACGACGGCGGCACGGGAGCGCGGCATCCTCGAGAACCTGGTGATCGAGACCGGGGAGGTCTCTACCTACGTGGGCGTGCGCTCCGGAGCCGCAGCCCAGCAGCTCGCCGAGTACGCCACCACCCTGATCGCTGCGGCGTCCCGTGCTTCCGGGCGGGCGCATCTGACCAGCCACCTGCTGCTCTCTCGGGGCTGCCCGGGGGAGGCCGCTTGTGAGCTGGTGCCCGGAGAGATGCCGGCGGAGACGCGCGTCGACCTGGAACTCACCGGACTGCCCGCCGTCGCAGCCTGGTCGCTGTACCCCCTGGCCGACGACGGTCTGCCGCACATGGAGCCCATCATGGCTGCGATCGAGGCGGCAAAATCCAGCGGCATCGACGTCGTGAGCGAACACTACGCCACCGTGCTGCGCGGGGACCTAGCCGAGGTGCTGGCGCTGGTGGTCAACGCCTGGGGTCGGGTGGGTGAACAGGTGCCGCATGTGGTCAGCCACGTGAGCATTTCGCTGGATTCGCCGAGTGCGGGATGGGCGGGTGCCCGATGAGCTCAACACAGCAGAAATCTGTTGGGGCAGGCGCACGCGTGACCAACCCCTATGACAGCCCGTGGCGCTGGCAGCTCAAAGACCTGGTGATGGTGGTGGTGCTGGGCGTCGTGTTCGGGTTCATCTACTGGGCGCTGGTCCAGGCCTGGAACGGACTAGCTGTGCTGATGGGTCCCGCCGGTGATCTGGCGGGACACGTGATGCTCGGAACCTGGTTGCTGGTGGCGCCGTTGGCGGTGGCGATCACGCGCAAGGCCGGATCGGGGATTCTGGCGGAGGTGCTGGCCGCCACCATCGAGTTCGTTTTTCTGGGTTCTCCGGTGGGGCCGATGCTCTTCATTACCGGTCTGCTGCAGGGGCTGGGTTCGGAGCTGCCGTTTGCCCTCGGCGGCTACCGGCGTTTCGGGATCAGCCGCTACGCGTTCAGCGGGCTCTGCGGTGCGTTTTTCGTGTTCTGGTTTTCGGCCCTGCGCTCGGGCTGGTTCGGGCAGGACATTCTGCTGCTGCGTCTGGGGATCCAGTGCGCCTCCGGAATTATTCTGGGTGGGATTCTGGCCTGGGTGCTGGTGCGCGCGGTGAAAGCGACCGGCGTCGTGGACAACTACGCCATCGGGCGTGCGCGATGACGTCCATGGAGAATCTGGTCGAGCTGCGCGGATTCACGGCGGTGGATCCGCGCAGCGGCCGGGTGCTGCTGGAGGACATCGACCTCAGTGTGGCGCCGGGCGAGCGGGTGCTGCTGTTGGGTGCCTCGGGAGCCGGGAAATCCACCCTGTTGGATGCGATCCGCGGGGTGGTGCCGCACTCGGTGCCCCTGGACGTGAGCGGGGAATGCCTGGTGAACGGGGCGCCGGTGTTGGGCTCCACGGTAGCCGAGTTGACGCGGATGATCGGCACCGTGCCACAGGACCCGCACGCCAGCATCTGCCTGCCGACGGTGGAGGACGAGATCGCCCTGACCCTGGAGAACCACGGGATGAAGCCCGGACAGATCGGGTGGCGGATTGCGGAGGTGCTGGACGAGGTGGGTGCCGGGCACCTGAAGGATCAGCGCACCCGGACGCTCTCGGGTGGGTGGCTTCAGCGGATCGCCACGGTGGCCGCGCTCGCGGCACGACCGCGGCTGGTGTTGGCGGACGAGCCGACCTCGATGCTCGACGGTGCCGGGGTGGCCCAGGTGATGGAACTGCTCACCCGGCTGACCGGAGACGACGGCGCCCTGATTCTGGTGGAGCACCGACTCAACGAGTTGGCCGAAGAATCGGGCGGGCCGGGACTGCCGCCGCGCACCGTGGTCATGGAAGCCGGACGGATTCTGGCCGATGGCCCCACGGATCAGCTGTTGCAGGAACACGCAGACCGGTTGGACGCCGGTGGCGTTTGGGTTCCGGGTGCCACGATCGGGACGTTCCCCGAGGCCCAGCCGGCGCCATCGGAGTTGCTGCGCGCCACCGGGCTGACCGTCAAGCCGGACCCGCATGACCCGGAGATTCTCCCCGTATTCGGGGGACTGGATCTCACCGTGCGGGCGGGGGAGCGGGTGGTGGTGCGCGGGCCCAACGGCTCTGGTAAAACCACCCTGCTCACCGCGCTCGCGGGCCTGGTTCCGCTACGCCCTGGTCGGGCCGGTGGAAACTCGGGTGAGCTCACCGGGGTGGTCCCGGTGATGGTGTTTCAAAACCCGGAGCACCAGTTTTTGGCCCATACGGTGCGCGACGAGCTCGGGGACGACGACCACGGTGCCGAGCTGGCGCGGCTCTTCGGGCTGGAGCACCTGCTCGAGCTCAGCCCGTTCCGGCTCTCCGGCGGGGAGCAGCGGCGACTCTCGGTGGCTCTGGGACTGTTGGCGGTGCGCCGTCGTGACGAGCCCACGGTACTTCTGGCCGATGAGCCGACGTTCGGTCTGGACCGGGCGAGCACGGTGGCGGTGATGACCGAGCTGGCCGCCTACGCGGCTTCAGGCGGCGCCGTCGTGGTGGTGACTCACGACGACGACCTCACTGCGGCCTGGGCCAGCCGAGTGCTGCGCCTCCCTGGGGTCGACGTCTCGCAGGACACGGGGGTGCGATCATGACGCAGCAACAACAGACGGTGAAGCGGTTGCGCATTGTGCACCCTTCCACCCTGGTGAAACCGGGAGTGCTCACACGGTGGAACCCGTCGGTGAAACTCGTGACCCTGTTCGTGGCGTCGCTGGCGCTGCTGATGGTGTGGGACCCGTGGCGACCAGCAGCGCTCTGGCTGGGGCTGGTGGCGGTAGCGCTCACCCTCGGCAAGGTGCCATGGCGCTGGCTGGCGCTGGCGCACGTCCCGTTTATTGCCTTCGCGCTGGGTTTGTTTCTGGTGAATGTATTCACCCGCGACAACGGGGTGCTCATCGGGTTGGCGTTGGCCGGCCGCACCTTGGCAATCGGGGTGGCCTCAATCCTGTTCCTGTGTAGCACGGCCCCGGTGGAGCTGATGCGTTCGCTGAACCAGAATCTACGACTACCCGCGCCCATCACCTTCGCCGTGCTGGCCGGGTATCAGCTACTGCTGGATCTGCCGCGGGAATGGCAGACCATCCGGGCTGCGCAGCTGATGCGCAGTGGCACCGGGGTGCAGTTGAGCGACGGACGCGCGCCGAAACTGCGGGTCCGAGAGGCAGGCCGATTGGCGTTTACCGTGCTGATCGTGGCGTTGCGGCGCTCGGAACGGATTGCCACCTCGCTGGAGAGCCGTGGGTTCGGGTTGAAACCGCGCACCGTCTACCGTCCCGTGCGGCTGCGGGCGGTCGACGTCGTCGCCGGAGTCGTGGTCAGCCTTGCCGCGGTGGCCTACTGCTGGCCGTGGTGACGTCGAGTTCAGGGAACCACACGGCCCGACGAACCCGCACGCGTTGTCCATCGGTGGTGAGCGGGCACTTTTCATCGCGCAGCAGTGCGAGGGCGGTCTCGCGGTGGTGCTGCGGCGGGGAGCCGGCGGCGTTGACGACGCGCCACCATGGCACGGTCGCGCCCGAGGAATCGACGCCCGGACCTCGAGCGAGAACGTGTCCGACCTGGCGCGGCCCACCGCGGTGGAGAGTCTCGGCGACGATTTCAGCGATCAACCCGTAGGTCATCACACGCCCTTTGGGGATCTGCGCCACCAGGTCCAACACCGCTGTGGTGTACTCTTCGGACGGTTCTCGTGCCATCGGACCACCTTATCGTCACGCCGGTGAGTCACCGCAGAAGAGAATTCGAGCGACGGATACCTCGCCGGGGGCGGGTTCTCGTCGTCGAGCGTGAGTCGTCTACATGGTGAACCCGATGATGAGCAGCGGGGCGATGATGACGACGGCGAAAACGATCACCGCGATCCGTCCCTTGCGCGAGCCCACGTTCACCGTGGTTCCGATGCCGTAGCCCTCACGTTTCGGCACCATCATCGCCGGATTGCTCGGGTCGTTGTACAGTCCCGACGGCAGCCACAGCGCATCCTCGGCAGCCTCCTCCTCCGTGGGGTGGATCCCCAGCTGCTCCGCGGTGCGATCCGCCCAGCGCAGGTGTGACCGAAACACCGGGGATAGGATGACGAATATCGCCACCACCAGGGCCACGACCAGCAACATGGTGACGGGAGCCGACCATGTTCCGTCCGAGGCTGCGAGACGCCACGACTGTGCGTTGAAGCCCACCATCATCAGGGTGATCAGCGCGGTCACCCATCCCAGATATTCGGTGATGCCACGGTGGCCCGCGGTCAACCGGAGAAGTTCCCACGCGGAGAGATCGGGGGAGCCCGGGCTCATCATCGGGGCCATCGCGCCGAGAGCGGCCATCAGGATGAACAGCCCGGAGGCGATGATCGCCGTGGTGAACACCGAGCCGAAGCTCTTCTCGGT
It includes:
- a CDS encoding O-acetylhomoserine aminocarboxypropyltransferase/cysteine synthase family protein, coding for MAEHQFGFRTRALHAGAVPDAVHGSRAVPVHQTTSYVFESADDAANLFALQKYGNIYSRIGNPTVAAFEERMASLEGGIGAVATASGMAAEFVTFAALAGAGDHIVASSQLYGGTVTQLDVSLRRFGIETTFVNSTEAADFEAAIQENTKAVYTEIVSNPKGDIVDLRGLADVAHAAGVPLIVDSTLTPPYLIRPFEHGADIIIHSATKFLGGHGTTLGGVVVESGLFPWDNGKFPAMTEPVPSYGGVSWWGNFGEYGFLTKLRSEQLRDFGPSLAPQSAFQLMIGIETLAQRMDAHLANAQRVAEWLEADERVAYVNYAGLPSSPFHERGKELLPLGVGSVFSFGVKGGRAAGEEFIANLQLASHLANIGDAKTLVLHPGSTTHQQLTAEQLEQAGIPEDMIRISVGIEDVEDILWDLDQALTAAVNADASTHDDEEVSA
- a CDS encoding YkoF family thiamine/hydroxymethylpyrimidine-binding protein, with product MTGQTLTPEQIGIGMRISIHPHTDAFVDVILAALEETTTAARERGILENLVIETGEVSTYVGVRSGAAAQQLAEYATTLIAAASRASGRAHLTSHLLLSRGCPGEAACELVPGEMPAETRVDLELTGLPAVAAWSLYPLADDGLPHMEPIMAAIEAAKSSGIDVVSEHYATVLRGDLAEVLALVVNAWGRVGEQVPHVVSHVSISLDSPSAGWAGAR
- a CDS encoding MGMT family protein; translation: MAREPSEEYTTAVLDLVAQIPKGRVMTYGLIAEIVAETLHRGGPRQVGHVLARGPGVDSSGATVPWWRVVNAAGSPPQHHRETALALLRDEKCPLTTDGQRVRVRRAVWFPELDVTTASSRPPRQG
- a CDS encoding SLC13 family permease, producing MRATDLHDLSEGQLDAGPGQRARTVRFTGLALGLALAVLSGLALPESLELDARVTASVVVLMGTWWVTEAVPLPVTALVPLVAFPMFGVSAMEEVAGSYANQIIFLFLGGFLLALGIQRWNLHRRIALLIVLAVGTRPTRMIAGLMIATAVLGMWVSNTATALMMVPLGTSLVALVEQEARRGRGADTDGTADNAAADQRKHSRFGIGLMLAIAYSATFSAFGTIIASPGNIFVVGYIRDTLGYEVTFLQWMLFGMPLLVVFLFLGWLVIAKWLWRPEVDDLPGGRELFARELAKLGRMSAGEVGISVVFAMTALAWILVPVLFEEPWATDAVIAMMGGMTTFLIPASPRRGVMLMNWDTGLRTPWGVLILFGGGLALSAQVTGSGLADWIGESLGVLGGMPVWVLAPIVVILVLIFTEFTSSMATIATFVPLVSGVAAGLGHDPVIFAIMVTQACQCAFMLPVASAPNAIVFATGSMEIRDMVRTGLWMNAVGFVLVTLLALWGLPLVLG
- a CDS encoding HepT-like ribonuclease domain-containing protein — protein: MVKELLHIQRCLSVSASMVVHGKAAYDEDPIAQEAGESVMMNIGEAFTTLVALGATAPPGVRWSDAAKNREKIAHHYSVIVRELTWRTLAESLPRWEKSRSPLFEEAGRTFDGI
- a CDS encoding ECF transporter S component, producing MTNPYDSPWRWQLKDLVMVVVLGVVFGFIYWALVQAWNGLAVLMGPAGDLAGHVMLGTWLLVAPLAVAITRKAGSGILAEVLAATIEFVFLGSPVGPMLFITGLLQGLGSELPFALGGYRRFGISRYAFSGLCGAFFVFWFSALRSGWFGQDILLLRLGIQCASGIILGGILAWVLVRAVKATGVVDNYAIGRAR
- the dld gene encoding D-lactate dehydrogenase, producing the protein MSPSRPAPAHPAVASFRTIVGRAHVLTTPRATAPYVKGNRFGSGRVLAVLRPGTLTEMWRALQVCVEHGLAVIPQAANTGLTGGSGPADQGDDRDVVVFSTLRINGIHLLHDAREAVSLAGATLMDLEQTLAPHHREPHSVIGSTSIGASVVGGIANNSGGSQVRKGPAFTEHAVYARVTEAGELELVNHLGITLSEDPEELLDALQQGRWDPEDVSPAPEDTRATGYADHVRQIAPSPARFNADPTFLKEASGSAGKIMIFAVRTRTFPREENTATFYIGTNSPAELERLRREILASENQLPISGEYMGRGAFDLAAEYGKDTFMGLKHASSRQVRRLFALKSWANGVFAKLPFFGPTTADTIAQKAFALLPQQLPQRLLEYRERFEHHLVMVVSGSDREATTELLSSFFHDAENLGAFFECTPDEAQSAMLLRFGAASAMTRYFNLNRKRSSDMITFDVALRRDDEDWLEVLPAEIADQLSVSSYYGHFFCHVLHQDHVAKKGVDPVALKKQMTALLEARGAAIPAEHNYGRLYELPSELEEHFRALDPTNTFNPGLGGTSPHRDWAR
- a CDS encoding ABC transporter ATP-binding protein, with the protein product MENLVELRGFTAVDPRSGRVLLEDIDLSVAPGERVLLLGASGAGKSTLLDAIRGVVPHSVPLDVSGECLVNGAPVLGSTVAELTRMIGTVPQDPHASICLPTVEDEIALTLENHGMKPGQIGWRIAEVLDEVGAGHLKDQRTRTLSGGWLQRIATVAALAARPRLVLADEPTSMLDGAGVAQVMELLTRLTGDDGALILVEHRLNELAEESGGPGLPPRTVVMEAGRILADGPTDQLLQEHADRLDAGGVWVPGATIGTFPEAQPAPSELLRATGLTVKPDPHDPEILPVFGGLDLTVRAGERVVVRGPNGSGKTTLLTALAGLVPLRPGRAGGNSGELTGVVPVMVFQNPEHQFLAHTVRDELGDDDHGAELARLFGLEHLLELSPFRLSGGEQRRLSVALGLLAVRRRDEPTVLLADEPTFGLDRASTVAVMTELAAYAASGGAVVVVTHDDDLTAAWASRVLRLPGVDVSQDTGVRS
- a CDS encoding bile acid:sodium symporter family protein, producing the protein MTHPVPPSTDTGAPAPPASRDGEDRSARIAVTLFPAIIIVAFLIGFLFPAQTAPLAQYTSVALGIIMFAMGITLTLPDFALVAKRPLPVLLGVVAQYVIMPSIAVALVFVFQLPAELAIGVILVGCAPGGTSSNVITYLAKGDVALSVTMTSVSTLLAPIFTPLLTLWLAGTLLPVDAGAMAMSIVQMVLIPIVAGLLVRWLLRSWVARVLPALPWVSVLGISYVVVAVVSGSADSIVEAGLLVLLVVVLHNAFGYMLGYVAARLFRYPERVARTTAVEVGMQNSGLAATLAAAHFSPVAALPAAVFSVWHNISGGLLALFFRARSARQEKAAAQQPTVQS
- a CDS encoding energy-coupling factor transporter transmembrane component T family protein codes for the protein MTQQQQTVKRLRIVHPSTLVKPGVLTRWNPSVKLVTLFVASLALLMVWDPWRPAALWLGLVAVALTLGKVPWRWLALAHVPFIAFALGLFLVNVFTRDNGVLIGLALAGRTLAIGVASILFLCSTAPVELMRSLNQNLRLPAPITFAVLAGYQLLLDLPREWQTIRAAQLMRSGTGVQLSDGRAPKLRVREAGRLAFTVLIVALRRSERIATSLESRGFGLKPRTVYRPVRLRAVDVVAGVVVSLAAVAYCWPW